In one Actinomycetota bacterium genomic region, the following are encoded:
- a CDS encoding DUF5658 family protein → MLFSLIYFNFLDGLLTILELHFGLAVEANPLHGLFPHLFWGYKFLIVPILAYLLWRLSPRAILIPLTILLLVVLYHLMGLFSVAVA, encoded by the coding sequence ATGCTCTTTTCCCTCATCTATTTCAATTTTTTGGATGGATTATTGACGATTTTAGAATTACACTTTGGTCTCGCCGTGGAGGCGAATCCATTGCATGGGTTATTCCCTCATCTATTTTGGGGATATAAGTTTCTCATAGTTCCCATACTCGCATATTTACTTTGGAGGCTTTCACCGCGGGCAATTCTAATCCCTCTAACTATCCTCCTCCTTGTAGTCTTGTATCACCTCATGGGTCTATTTTCGGTTGCGGTGGCCTAA
- a CDS encoding zinc-dependent metalloprotease produces MRWENAFEKTYKLLEKLGIQLFSPSKSLINWEVAAGIAFDFSDRGTETLFDRESLVDAYCKMLETVRPKIADYLGNPWTSTDLVCVFDRTEWIVMNMENIRSLLKPLAKSYWEALQTYLSTVYPGGKVLRKVGQISITTEIGLMMGHLSTKVLAQYDFGLPTTESVFPERFLYFVEPNIVNLERELNLDPFNLRLWIALHESTHSFQFHVHPWLRDYLNSLLKEYLALANRAVSQLELEILRGSRPLSWSQFWWKHLLGPEHRELAGRIQALMCLIEGYSEHVMVKVGKQLPDYDELLAVFRERRRRKSLFQLILEKLIGLDIKLKQYILGERFVSYVVESEGVEFLNRIWDDRDNLPTWREIYYPEEWISRIKSSS; encoded by the coding sequence ATGCGATGGGAGAATGCTTTTGAGAAGACGTACAAACTTTTAGAAAAGTTGGGAATCCAGCTATTCTCCCCCTCAAAATCTCTCATAAATTGGGAGGTTGCCGCAGGAATTGCTTTCGACTTCTCGGATAGGGGAACTGAAACTCTTTTCGATCGTGAAAGCTTAGTAGATGCTTATTGTAAGATGCTGGAAACAGTTCGACCCAAGATTGCAGATTATCTGGGAAACCCATGGACATCCACCGATCTGGTTTGCGTATTTGATAGGACCGAGTGGATTGTTATGAACATGGAAAATATTAGATCTCTCCTTAAGCCATTGGCGAAGAGTTACTGGGAAGCTTTACAGACCTACTTATCCACGGTTTATCCCGGGGGGAAAGTATTAAGAAAGGTGGGTCAGATATCCATCACCACTGAGATCGGATTGATGATGGGACATTTGTCCACCAAGGTTTTGGCTCAGTATGATTTTGGTCTTCCCACAACGGAAAGCGTTTTTCCTGAACGATTCCTTTATTTCGTGGAGCCCAATATCGTGAATTTAGAGCGAGAGTTGAATCTCGATCCCTTTAACCTTAGACTCTGGATTGCTCTTCATGAATCCACCCACAGCTTTCAGTTCCATGTCCACCCCTGGCTTCGAGATTACCTGAACTCGCTTTTGAAAGAGTACCTCGCACTGGCAAATAGAGCTGTTTCACAACTTGAGCTTGAGATATTGCGAGGCTCAAGACCACTTTCCTGGTCACAATTTTGGTGGAAGCATCTTTTAGGCCCAGAGCACCGGGAGCTCGCTGGCAGGATTCAAGCTTTAATGTGCCTCATCGAGGGATATAGTGAGCATGTAATGGTAAAAGTTGGAAAGCAATTGCCGGATTATGATGAACTCCTCGCGGTGTTTAGGGAGAGAAGGAGGAGAAAGAGCTTATTTCAATTGATCCTCGAGAAGTTAATTGGACTTGATATTAAGCTAAAACAATATATCCTGGGTGAGAGATTTGTTTCTTATGTCGTCGAAAGCGAGGGGGTCGAGTTCCTCAATCGGATCTGGG